ACTCAAGGATGTACCGACAATATTTATTGTCCCCATCCGTATAAACATCATATGTCAGAAATGCTTTTTGAAGTTCTTGATCGGAAGGAAAACGACCCTGATTAGAAATTTGAGAGATGCTTTCACTTAAAAATTCATACCATCCACCATTCGAACCCTCTTCAAAAGGTCGATTGGCCAACGTGCCAGCTATCGATACTGAAGCCGTGGTAAGCGAATTAGATGGTAAACCACTGAAAAATCTACGAATGATGTAAGATTCTATCAATTCAAAGCAGGAGGTTAAAGTAGTGCCGTCAAACAGCCCTTTTTTCCATAAAATGAGTAACCTCAATGCCAAAGGGAAAACGGCCTTGGCTTCAAGGCGTTGAAAAACATTTAAAACTTTTAAGGCTTCAGAAGGTAGATGATTCTCTGAATCAGAATCTGGAGCTAACATCAGGCTATACAATGAACTAGCAACAGATAATTTTTCCAAAAATTCTTTAACATGATCTGGGCCATTTTTCCCCAGAGCAGTTAGTTTTTTTGATATTTCAGCATATACAACCTTCTTGGTTATCTTTTTTCCCTTAGAGCGTAAGTAATTATAAAAAAACTCTGTCAAATTTTTAGAGCCCACACAGTTCTCTAAAGGCAGCCAATAATTTTTGTAAACTTCTTCTTGGTTTTCTTGCTGAAAGCACATTAGAACACTGTTACGGATTAAATCTCCAGAATTTAAACTTTCCCCTGTTGCATTGAGACTTTCAAAAATTTCTTGAGCATTGTCATCACGATCAAGAGAAATGTCGATTACTTCTAAGCCACATGGATTCACAAGGGCCTTGTAGATTTGCTCTAATGACGGTTCAGATGCATCTTTACCAGAAGACTCTTTTATTTTAGATTTAAAAAAATCATATGCTTTCATCATGGGGTGTTTAAATTTTTTTCGTTCTGCAGACGAAAACTTATTATATTTTTCTACAAGTATATTGTAGGATTTCTCATCATCATCTCTAGAGGTAGGATATATTTTATACGCTTTAGAAGCACTAGAGTGGTTTTTAAGGTAAAAATCAATCTCATCTGATGTTTTTTTATCTTTCTCTTCACAAAAAACATCACGTAAAGCGATTAAGAAAATACTAAATGTAATGAGTCTTTGTTGTCCATCTATAATTAGAAAGGTATTAGTGTTGGTCGCGCTTGATTCATAAGGCGCCACATAGATTCCACCTAAAAAATGACGTGGTGGAGTGATGTTCGATACCTTTGAAGCGCCCTCTTCATAGAGAAGGGCTAAATCTGATAGATCTTCCCAAAGAGCAGCCCAATCTTTTTTTTCCCAGCTATACCCTCGCTGATAGGCAGGAACACAAAAAGCTTTTTTACCATCAAAGTAGTTTAGAATTGTTTGTGTTGATGCTTTCATAGTTTTAATCTCTCTTGAGGTAGATAGTTTTAAACGAGCTTAGCACCCTTCTTTAAAATGTGGTAAGGTTTAAAAAAGGGTGCTGTAATAAAATTTTAGGTTCAGCTGGGGTTGGGCTGGCCCCTGAAGCCTGTGGCCACAACGTAGAGCTCGCGCGATTCCTTGCGTGAGGCCGGCGGCTTGACGTGGCGCACCGTGGC
The sequence above is drawn from the Formicincola oecophyllae genome and encodes:
- a CDS encoding DUF262 domain-containing protein, which produces MKASTQTILNYFDGKKAFCVPAYQRGYSWEKKDWAALWEDLSDLALLYEEGASKVSNITPPRHFLGGIYVAPYESSATNTNTFLIIDGQQRLITFSIFLIALRDVFCEEKDKKTSDEIDFYLKNHSSASKAYKIYPTSRDDDEKSYNILVEKYNKFSSAERKKFKHPMMKAYDFFKSKIKESSGKDASEPSLEQIYKALVNPCGLEVIDISLDRDDNAQEIFESLNATGESLNSGDLIRNSVLMCFQQENQEEVYKNYWLPLENCVGSKNLTEFFYNYLRSKGKKITKKVVYAEISKKLTALGKNGPDHVKEFLEKLSVASSLYSLMLAPDSDSENHLPSEALKVLNVFQRLEAKAVFPLALRLLILWKKGLFDGTTLTSCFELIESYIIRRFFSGLPSNSLTTASVSIAGTLANRPFEEGSNGGWYEFLSESISQISNQGRFPSDQELQKAFLTYDVYTDGDNKYCRYILECLMEKSAGPEKVYFTDTTIEHIYPQNPEGKWASLDEEEHQKCEKLKNTLGNLTLSGENQKMGNNDFSHKKITLRKSSFLSNRNIADLDSWTSREILARSEQLYRQALTLWKKP